One segment of Acidianus sp. HS-5 DNA contains the following:
- a CDS encoding AIM24 family protein gives MPQYRILGYDMQHIRVFLNDGEMIYGDGGHLVVKSPTVNINYAAQGGILKSFERELTGSRFFVMQVYGPGVTEFSSFLPGRIVKIDLNGNGIRVEHNSFLFAEQGVQYSANLDKISVGWLGGEGLLMAHFSGQGSVFIHALGGVSSYVLQQGEEIEVEEGHLLAFDDTMQYSMTRAGGIKTMLFGHFEKEGAFFIKLTGPGRVWLHNISLEQLIAKLNLMAGGNGGGPAQPQGPSFNIQL, from the coding sequence ATGCCTCAATATAGAATATTAGGTTATGATATGCAACACATAAGAGTTTTCTTAAATGACGGAGAAATGATTTACGGAGATGGAGGTCACTTAGTTGTAAAATCTCCTACAGTGAATATAAATTATGCGGCACAAGGAGGTATACTGAAGTCGTTTGAAAGAGAGCTGACCGGTAGTAGGTTCTTCGTAATGCAAGTTTACGGTCCTGGAGTTACAGAGTTCTCGTCCTTCTTACCGGGAAGAATTGTTAAAATAGATTTAAACGGTAATGGAATAAGGGTTGAACATAACTCTTTCCTGTTTGCTGAACAAGGAGTTCAGTATTCTGCAAATTTAGATAAAATATCTGTAGGTTGGCTAGGCGGTGAAGGATTATTAATGGCGCACTTCTCTGGACAAGGCTCAGTTTTCATTCACGCCTTAGGTGGAGTAAGCAGTTACGTTCTACAACAAGGAGAAGAAATTGAAGTTGAAGAAGGACACTTATTAGCTTTCGACGACACAATGCAGTACTCAATGACTAGAGCAGGAGGAATAAAGACTATGCTATTCGGTCACTTTGAGAAGGAAGGAGCCTTCTTCATTAAATTAACGGGACCAGGAAGAGTGTGGTTGCACAACATATCGTTAGAGCAATTAATAGCAAAGCTAAACTTAATGGCTGGAGGTAACGGAGGAGGACCTGCACAACCTCAAGGTCCTTCATTTAATATCCAATTATGA
- a CDS encoding GNAT family N-acetyltransferase: MNLKEVMEKSLSPFDSYYALLNLKSSKVIVEKEGKEIVGFAELKVNGNAGIIFYLGVLPCYRGRGIGKRLVKRAEDYFVRNGLGISLASTRDWNKVAVSLFTSLGYKIFKEDEVRFSVIELLNAYDDNLILCKELKKGGESCEIFIIGY, from the coding sequence ATGAATTTGAAGGAAGTTATGGAGAAGAGCCTTTCTCCTTTTGATTCTTATTATGCTCTACTTAATTTAAAGAGTTCCAAGGTTATTGTAGAGAAGGAAGGGAAAGAAATCGTAGGCTTTGCTGAACTGAAAGTTAACGGAAATGCAGGAATAATATTTTATCTGGGAGTACTTCCTTGTTATAGAGGCAGAGGTATAGGCAAAAGATTGGTAAAGAGAGCTGAGGATTACTTTGTTAGAAATGGCTTAGGTATTTCCTTAGCCTCAACAAGGGACTGGAATAAGGTTGCAGTTTCTCTGTTTACTAGTTTAGGTTATAAGATTTTCAAGGAAGATGAGGTTAGATTTTCCGTTATAGAGTTACTTAACGCATATGACGATAATTTGATACTATGCAAGGAACTGAAAAAAGGAGGCGAATCTTGTGAGATTTTCATAATTGGATATTAA
- the lrs14 gene encoding HTH-type transcriptional regulator Lrs14, protein MEVQKLKVRLPSGKEVGLLDALLFCYDVSDTDFKVLKELITNGPKNEDDLASSLKLSKASVNRSLNKLLSIGFVQRMKDQSSKGGRPRFIYTAVNSEELVEKISKDFEYCAKIFINITPAELK, encoded by the coding sequence ATGGAAGTGCAAAAGTTAAAAGTTAGGCTACCATCGGGGAAAGAGGTAGGGTTACTAGATGCATTACTCTTCTGTTACGACGTCTCAGACACTGACTTTAAAGTGCTTAAGGAGTTAATAACAAATGGGCCTAAGAACGAAGATGATCTAGCTTCTTCTCTGAAGCTAAGCAAGGCCTCAGTTAATAGATCATTGAATAAACTGCTGTCAATAGGTTTTGTACAGAGGATGAAAGACCAGAGTTCTAAAGGAGGTAGACCCAGGTTTATATACACTGCAGTGAACTCTGAAGAGCTTGTAGAAAAAATCTCTAAGGATTTTGAATATTGTGCCAAAATATTTATAAATATAACTCCAGCAGAGTTAAAGTAA
- a CDS encoding zinc ribbon domain-containing protein, whose protein sequence is MPQTCPMCGATLRPDLNYCEVCGADITIYDQVLQSIMNSQPFQGQVFNQAQQLPQDIPQQPVPQQQGIACPNCGQLNPPDAKRCMYCGAELHKHHHLW, encoded by the coding sequence ATGCCACAAACTTGTCCTATGTGCGGAGCAACTTTAAGACCAGATTTAAATTATTGTGAAGTATGCGGTGCAGATATTACAATATATGATCAAGTTCTACAATCAATAATGAACTCACAGCCTTTCCAAGGTCAAGTATTTAATCAAGCACAACAATTACCTCAAGATATTCCTCAGCAACCCGTTCCTCAACAACAAGGAATTGCTTGTCCAAACTGCGGGCAATTAAATCCCCCAGACGCAAAGAGATGCATGTACTGCGGTGCAGAACTTCATAAGCATCATCACTTATGGTGA
- a CDS encoding ferredoxin family protein: MGIDPNYRTTRKVVTEIQGIKVYDPYEPPKKLGIWGTIVGVDFDLCIADGSCITACPVNVFQWYDTPGHPASEKKAMPINEQACIFCMACVNVCPVAAIDVKPP; this comes from the coding sequence ATGGGAATAGATCCTAATTACAGGACTACAAGGAAAGTTGTTACAGAAATTCAAGGAATAAAAGTATACGACCCTTACGAACCTCCTAAAAAGCTAGGAATATGGGGGACAATAGTTGGGGTAGACTTCGACTTATGTATTGCTGATGGATCTTGCATAACTGCTTGCCCCGTCAATGTGTTTCAATGGTATGATACGCCAGGTCACCCAGCATCAGAAAAGAAGGCAATGCCAATAAATGAACAAGCTTGTATATTCTGCATGGCTTGCGTAAACGTTTGTCCGGTCGCCGCAATTGATGTTAAACCACCGTGA
- a CDS encoding alcohol dehydrogenase catalytic domain-containing protein — translation MKALVFERSGIDNLKLDDVQIPEVGSHDVRIKVKMTGVNPIDYFVVNALPVKPLPHIPGAEVYGEVDAVGDHVKGVKTGDRVIVYNRIFDGICDMCLSSMEMLCRNGGIMSVITNGGYAEYVTVPEKNVFKVPDYMSEELASSIPVAALTAYHALKTAEVKATDTVVVFGASGNTGQFAVQFAKRMGATVIAVSKKGWLKDFGADYVIGYDNMKEEVSRITNGKMASVVVNSVGSSVWDSSLQTLGLNSRLVFFGGITGASVNLDLSRIYSSHAKLIGTTGGNRLEITEILNKCEDCKVKVWKVYPLEQGQEALKALFDPSRDGRILLKI, via the coding sequence ATGAAAGCTCTAGTTTTCGAAAGAAGCGGAATAGATAATCTAAAGCTAGACGACGTTCAAATACCAGAAGTAGGTTCTCATGATGTTAGAATTAAAGTTAAGATGACTGGAGTAAATCCCATTGACTATTTCGTAGTTAATGCACTACCGGTAAAACCGCTGCCTCACATCCCAGGTGCTGAAGTTTACGGTGAAGTCGATGCAGTAGGAGACCATGTTAAAGGTGTAAAGACTGGAGACAGAGTAATTGTTTATAACAGAATCTTCGATGGCATTTGTGACATGTGTTTATCCTCCATGGAAATGCTGTGCAGAAATGGAGGTATAATGAGCGTAATAACTAACGGAGGTTATGCGGAATACGTCACAGTACCGGAAAAGAACGTCTTCAAAGTCCCTGACTACATGAGTGAAGAGTTAGCGTCAAGTATTCCTGTCGCCGCATTAACAGCTTATCACGCATTAAAGACTGCGGAAGTTAAGGCTACTGACACTGTAGTAGTTTTCGGAGCCTCTGGAAACACAGGACAATTTGCTGTTCAGTTTGCTAAGAGAATGGGAGCTACAGTAATAGCGGTAAGTAAAAAAGGATGGCTTAAGGACTTCGGGGCCGACTACGTTATAGGTTACGATAACATGAAGGAGGAAGTTTCAAGGATAACTAACGGTAAAATGGCTAGCGTTGTAGTCAATTCCGTTGGATCTTCAGTTTGGGATTCAAGCCTTCAAACGCTAGGTTTAAACAGTAGGTTAGTGTTCTTCGGAGGAATAACTGGAGCAAGTGTTAATTTAGATCTTTCACGCATATATTCATCCCATGCTAAGCTAATAGGTACTACTGGAGGAAATAGACTAGAGATTACTGAAATCCTTAACAAATGTGAGGACTGCAAAGTGAAAGTATGGAAAGTCTATCCTTTAGAACAAGGACAGGAGGCGTTAAAAGCTCTCTTCGATCCTTCTAGGGACGGAAGAATACTTTTAAAGATATGA
- a CDS encoding adenosylcobinamide amidohydrolase: protein MIKDFKLKRSYLTLSSALYPEGISYINKIKVLFVGKDYCKNAFEDVERIKEEGEIIFITAAKNYVFKETDWGELFISAGIGESGEDAGCTINISAFVDYPLNINGLVDLVRTITEAKSGALRDMNLPFTGTVSDAVAVGSIGGNDYFAGPGSELGKKISREVRERLRILIKN, encoded by the coding sequence ATGATAAAGGATTTTAAACTAAAGAGAAGTTACCTAACCTTAAGTTCCGCCCTTTACCCAGAGGGAATCTCTTACATAAATAAAATAAAGGTACTATTCGTGGGGAAGGATTACTGTAAAAACGCATTTGAGGACGTCGAAAGAATAAAAGAAGAAGGAGAAATCATTTTCATTACTGCAGCAAAAAATTACGTTTTTAAAGAAACAGATTGGGGAGAGCTCTTTATTTCTGCGGGCATAGGAGAGAGCGGCGAAGACGCGGGTTGCACAATAAATATTTCCGCCTTTGTAGATTACCCTCTTAATATAAACGGACTAGTAGATTTAGTAAGGACAATAACAGAAGCTAAGAGCGGCGCGTTAAGGGACATGAATTTACCCTTCACAGGCACAGTAAGTGATGCAGTTGCTGTAGGTAGTATTGGAGGAAATGACTACTTTGCAGGACCTGGTAGTGAATTGGGAAAGAAAATAAGTAGGGAAGTAAGAGAGAGGTTAAGGATACTGATTAAAAATTGA
- a CDS encoding aspartyl protease family protein, with the protein MGLVYVDGIVKNNGITEKVRFLIDSGAYYTVLKKEVWERLGLKEISKVSLILADGTTIERGVSEAIIELPPYGERHSPVILGESEDENLLGVVTLEIFGLVLDPLKREIRQGRIILK; encoded by the coding sequence ATGGGATTAGTTTACGTTGATGGTATTGTTAAGAATAATGGCATAACTGAGAAAGTCAGGTTTCTTATTGACTCAGGAGCTTACTATACGGTATTAAAGAAGGAAGTGTGGGAAAGACTTGGTTTAAAAGAGATTTCGAAGGTTTCCTTAATTCTTGCAGACGGCACAACAATTGAAAGGGGAGTTTCAGAAGCTATAATTGAACTTCCTCCTTATGGTGAAAGACATTCTCCAGTTATCTTAGGAGAAAGTGAAGATGAGAACTTGTTGGGAGTAGTTACTCTTGAGATTTTCGGGCTAGTTCTTGATCCCTTGAAGAGGGAGATAAGGCAGGGGAGGATTATTCTTAAATAA